Proteins found in one Raphanus sativus cultivar WK10039 unplaced genomic scaffold, ASM80110v3 Scaffold0410, whole genome shotgun sequence genomic segment:
- the LOC108829682 gene encoding uncharacterized protein LOC108829682 — protein MAKTGGGGQIQHTVKKRTTKKVAAPTKALVLTPTRRSSRIKKVAAQADEVEDELEDVTPEYIPRDDELEDVTPEYIPRDDEVEYVTPEDVTPVADQAEKARSEDDKEEGEACLKGQEQKEDDGEPANMVEDEVLNEEGNEEVSNAQDDEIPSNEGVELPREEVKEKNRRGPTKMRRVAENPNEKVAVTFTDFGEHVGPGSVTLSSFLGPLVREHVPVTLSDWRRLDAVTKATMWEEIQGRFNLQEEWHKAVIFKQLGSLWRAGKSRLVSQVRAAKTAAERLKLKPSNVPSIQVWNTWVRSKTTSSFTEISNRYRELRKNQIPHTISRKGMIRLAYDMKKKSQDPKKVSRSKVWIAGHTHADGRPVKPQYAETIEQIQSLDSQMDSTSAADNIREDAVTKILGKDKPGRVRGFGRGITATKLAFLQSRDAKIADMASEIEELKGMKTNGETETSETSAGFKEGVRVQILDWFESEDVVVGEGEFCSDEPMYKIGRVPIGPNAVAVIVKSALISEAFLWRPTTDVLSLGDAVGCKVAWPINKVVLDRNPVASQDVSMQHKEGETRRCKIYDWTSEEEEVIAEGLLCSSNSKEMVNNIPLGPNAVSIEVVKVFKDNAHLWRPTAEMFLIGDAINEKIAWPLLKFEIMASITAAATPAKPAATKTASPTKPAKKKAMSPGSTSTTKSAKQKCILFDCSNTGRKVAEGRVASTDPKELCHFVPLGPNASKVWVEVAKIGDAKVWRPNSEIEYISDAIGSVVAWPNDKLKLV, from the exons ATGGCAAAAacaggaggaggaggacaa ATCCAACACACAGTGAAGAAAAGAACAACAAAGAAAGTGGCTGCCCCAACAAAGGCTTTAGTTCTAACGCCAACGAGAAGAAGTAGTAGAATCAAGAAAGTGGCTGCTCAAGCTGACGAGGTAGAAGATGAGCTAGAAGATGTTACACCAGAATATATTCCGCGAGATGATGAGCTAGAAGATGTTACACCAGAATATATTCCTCGAGATGATGAGGTAGAATATGTAACACCGGAAGATGTAACACCAGTGGCTGATCAAGCTGAGAAGGCAAGGTCTGAAGATgataaagaagaaggagaagcttGTTTGAAAGGACAGGAACAGAAAGAGGATGATGGAGAACCTGCTAATATGGTAGAAGATGAAGTTCTCAATGAGGAAGGGAACGAAGAAGTCAGCAATGCTCAAGATGATGAGATTCCTAGTAACGAAGGAGTTGAGCTACCACGGGAagaagtgaaagaaaaaaatagaagaggACCAACAAAGATGCGTAGAGTGGCTGAAAATCCTAATGAAAAGGTTGCGGTCACATTCACTGACTTTGGTGAGCATGTTGGACCTGGTTCAGTAACACTATCATCTTTTCTTGGTCCTCTTGTGAGAGAACATGTTCCGGTAACACTTTCTGATTGGAGAAGACTTGATGCAGTGACTAAAGCAACAATGTGGGAAGAAATTCAG GGGAGGTTTAACTTGCAAGAAGAGTGGCATAAAGCTGTTATTTTCAAGCAGTTGGGAAGCTTGTGGAGGGCTGGGAAGTCAAGGCTAGTGTCACAAGTACGGGCAGCGAAGACTGCTGCTGagagattaaaattaaaacccaGCAACGTCCCATCTATACAAGTGTGGAACACTTGGGTTAGGAGCAAGACTACCTCAAGTTTCACG GAAATAAGTAATAGGTACCGAGAGCTGAGAAAAAATCAGATTCCTCATACCATCAGCCGCAAAGGAATGATTCGTTTAGCTTATGATATG aaaaaaaagagtcaaGACCCAAAAAAAGTGAGTAGGAGTAAGGTATGGATTGCGGGACATACTCACGCTGATGGTAGACCCGTGAAGCCTCAATATGCTGAGACTATT GAACAAATCCAGTCACTTGATAGTCAAATGGACTCTACATCAGCTGCTGATAACATAAGGGAGGATGCTGTCACCAAGATTTTGGGAAAAGACAAACCTGGACGAGTAAGGGGGTTTGGTAGAGGGATTACGGCTACTAAACTAGCATTTCTGCAATCTAGAGACGCAAAGATTGCTGATATGGCTAGTGAGATTGAAGAGTTGAAGGGCATG AAAACTAATGGTGAGACTGAAACATCtgagacaagtgctggattcaaAGAAGGAGTCAGAGTACAAATACTGGATTGGTTTGAGTCAGAAGATGTAGTTGTTGGTGAAGGAGAATTTTGCTCTGATGAACCGATGTACAAAATTGGTCGTGTGCCTATTGGTCCTAATGCAGTGGCTGTTATTGTTAAGTCTGCATTAATCTCGGAAGCTTTTCTCTGGAGGCCTACGACAGATGTATTATCTCTTGGGGACGCAGTGGGATGCAAAGTAGCTTGGCCAATAAATAAAGTGGTTTTGGACAGGAATCCAGTAGCGTCTCAAGATGTATCGATG CAACACAAGgaaggcgaaactcgaagatgCAAAATCTATGACTGGacttcagaagaagaagaggttatTGCTGAAGGTCTCCTGTGCTCATCTAATTCCAAAGAGATGGTTAACAATATACCTCTGGGTCCAAATGCGGTGAGCATTGAAGTGGTGAAGGTGTTTAAAGATAATGCTCATTTGTGGAGGCCAACTGCGGAGATGTTTTTGATTGGTGATGCAATTAACGAGAAAATCGCATGGCCACTCCTCAAGTTTGAAATCATGGCTTCGATCACTGCAGCTGCAACACCTGCAAAACCTGCAGCCACGAAAACAGCATCACCTACCAAACCAGCAAAGAAAAAAGCAATG AGTCCAGGCAGCACTAGTACCACCAAAAGTGCAAAGCAGAAGTGTATTCTCTTCGACTGCAGCAACACCGGACGTAAGGTAGCTGAAGGAAGAGTGGCTTCAACTGATCCGAAAGAGCTGTGTCACTTTGTGCCCCTGGGTCCAAATGCAAGCAAGGTGTGGGTTGAAGTGGCTAAGATTGGTGATGCAAAGGTGTGGAGGCCAAATTCAGAGATTGAATACATCTCTGATGCAATAGGTTCGGTTGTGGCATGGCCAAATGATAAACTGAAGTTGGTGTGA